The following coding sequences lie in one Anomaloglossus baeobatrachus isolate aAnoBae1 chromosome 7, aAnoBae1.hap1, whole genome shotgun sequence genomic window:
- the LOC142245756 gene encoding uncharacterized protein LOC142245756 has translation MGAVLRAKFVQAICSARPVIEKDMSSSGSPPSGSQTEVAETSQEMLPEDDGRGGEIQGAGGQSASTSRAHDRAPPRPSQGRRRGGGGLSASQRAPDSDGEEAGFINIDLLIDEVREREPLWNMADRRHADSIVTRRLWDEVCHAAVEGWGELNSRGQKKQRDKLQKRWRSIRDRFKKELNQEMQAPSGSGGRRSKYRYFRALSFLRTTMVCRSTVCSTREPASNPTGAIPEQSATGEHRHRPHPSEPSLPSTSVPSTCAGASRETSLPEAAGDEIAFPLPHPSDTAALRTSEDQKLLN, from the exons gtgcagtgttgcgggcaaagtttgttcaagccatttgcagtgcgAGGCCTGTTATAGAAAAagatatgtcgtcttctggtagcccgccctccggttcacaaactgag gtggccgaaacatcacaggagatgctgccagaagatgacggaaggggtggagaaatacaaggagcgggcggtcagagt gcttcaacttctagggctcacgatagagctcccccaagaccgtcccagggtcgtcgtcgaggtggcggtggtcttagt gcatcacagcgtgctcccgattctgacggtgaggaggccggatttatcaacatcgacctcctcatcgatgaagttagagagagggagccgctgtggaacatggctgaccgccgccacgctgattcgatcgtaacccgtcgactctgggacgaggtatgccacgcagcggtagaaggttggggggagctcaattctcgtggccagaagaaacagc gtgacaaacttcagaagcggtggcggtctatcagggatcgcttcaaaaaggagttgaatcaagagatgcaggccccgagtggatccggaggacgcagatcgaagtaccgttactttagagcgttgtcgttcctccggacaactatggtgtgcagaag caccgtctgcagcactcgggagcctgcatcgaacccgacaggagcgatccctgaacagtccgccactggggaacacaggcacagaccccacccatctgaaccttcccttccatcgacatctgtcccatccacctgcgctggagcttcacgtgagacttcattacctgaagctgctggtgatgagatagcttttcccctaccccacccctctgacactgctgccctca